The proteins below come from a single Streptomyces sp. MRC013 genomic window:
- the dapC gene encoding succinyldiaminopimelate transaminase: MSAVSSRLPVFPWDKLEPYKKTAASHSGGIVDLSVGTPVDPVPGPVRRALVEAADSPGYPTVWGTAALRDAITGWCGRRLGARGIAHTNVLPVVGSKELVAWLPTQLGLGPGDEVAHPRLAYPTYEVGARLAGAAPVAYGDPTELDPAGLRLLWLNSPSNPTGGVLAKDELTRVVAWAREHGVLVVSDECYLELGWEADPVSVLHPDVCGGSYEGVVAVHSLSKRSNLAGYRAAFAAGDAAVLGELLRIRKHGGMMVPAPVQAATVAALGDDAHVDEQRGRYAKRRAELRAALVAHGFRIEHSEAGLYLWATRDEPCWDTVGYLADRGVLVAPGDFYGAAGERFVRIAFTATDERVAEAVERLG, from the coding sequence GTGTCCGCAGTCTCCTCCCGCCTCCCCGTCTTCCCGTGGGACAAGCTGGAGCCGTACAAGAAGACGGCCGCCTCCCACTCCGGCGGCATCGTCGACCTGTCGGTCGGCACCCCGGTGGACCCCGTGCCCGGGCCGGTCCGCAGGGCCCTGGTCGAGGCGGCCGACTCGCCCGGCTACCCCACCGTCTGGGGGACCGCCGCGCTCCGCGACGCGATCACCGGCTGGTGCGGACGCCGGCTCGGCGCCCGCGGCATCGCGCACACGAACGTCCTGCCGGTCGTCGGCTCCAAGGAACTGGTGGCGTGGCTGCCGACGCAGCTGGGCCTCGGCCCCGGCGACGAGGTCGCCCACCCGCGGCTCGCCTACCCGACGTACGAGGTCGGCGCCCGCCTCGCCGGGGCCGCCCCGGTCGCCTACGGCGACCCGACGGAGCTGGACCCGGCCGGGCTGCGGCTGCTGTGGCTGAACTCCCCGTCCAACCCGACGGGCGGGGTCCTCGCCAAGGACGAGCTGACCCGGGTCGTCGCCTGGGCGCGCGAACACGGCGTACTGGTCGTCAGCGACGAGTGCTACCTGGAGCTGGGCTGGGAGGCCGACCCGGTCTCCGTGCTCCACCCGGACGTGTGCGGCGGATCGTACGAGGGGGTCGTCGCCGTCCACTCGCTGTCCAAGCGGTCCAACCTGGCCGGTTACCGGGCCGCGTTCGCCGCGGGCGACGCGGCGGTCCTGGGCGAGCTGCTGCGGATCCGCAAGCACGGCGGCATGATGGTGCCCGCCCCGGTGCAGGCGGCGACGGTCGCGGCGCTCGGCGACGACGCCCACGTGGACGAGCAGCGCGGACGGTACGCGAAGCGGCGGGCGGAGCTGCGGGCGGCGCTGGTGGCGCACGGCTTCCGCATCGAACACAGCGAGGCGGGGCTCTACCTGTGGGCCACCCGCGACGAGCCCTGCTGGGACACCGTCGGGTACCTGGCGGACCGGGGCGTCCTGGTCGCGCCGGGCGACTTCTACGGCGCGGCGGGGGAGCGGTTCGTCCGGATCGCGTTCACGGCCACGGACGAGCGGGTCGCCGAGGCGGTCGAGCGCCTCGGGTGA
- the fdxA gene encoding ferredoxin gives MTYVIAQPCVDVKDKACIEECPVDCIYEGQRSLYIHPDECVDCGACEPVCPVEAIFYEDDTPEEWKDYYKANVEFFDELGSPGGASKLGLIERDHPFIAALPPQNG, from the coding sequence GTGACCTACGTCATCGCGCAGCCTTGTGTCGACGTCAAGGACAAGGCGTGCATCGAGGAGTGCCCCGTCGACTGCATCTACGAGGGCCAGCGGTCCTTGTACATCCACCCGGACGAATGCGTCGACTGCGGGGCCTGTGAACCGGTCTGCCCGGTCGAGGCGATCTTCTACGAGGACGACACCCCGGAGGAGTGGAAGGACTACTACAAGGCGAACGTCGAGTTCTTCGACGAGCTCGGCTCGCCCGGTGGTGCCTCCAAGCTCGGCCTGATCGAGCGCGACCACCCCTTCATCGCCGCCCTGCCGCCGCAGAACGGCTGA
- a CDS encoding GNAT family N-acetyltransferase: protein MEFTAGGRLEVRITPSDVGKRVSVRRLGDPGSPKGTFTDTVGILTSWTDGVLLITRRTGEIVRVAERTLVAGKVVPAAPARRRGPAAGFGELARVQARAWRPTESEPLGGWTLRAARGFTRRANSALPLGDPGVPLDEALARVRAWYGRRGLPPRVQAATGAEGTQEDLCAALEERGWRREASAEVRIGGLAPVADPDAGTGRVALSRTPDAAWLRRYRRVGEPGPHVVRVLSSGPSVWFASVAGADGVPVAIGRCVVDGRWAGFTALETDPAHRRQGLARAVTAALAVRALEEGASAAWLQVGADDDAARALYDGMGFAVHHHYHHFRIG, encoded by the coding sequence GTGGAGTTCACTGCGGGCGGACGACTCGAGGTCCGGATCACACCTTCCGACGTGGGAAAACGGGTATCCGTCCGCCGGTTGGGCGACCCGGGTTCCCCTAAGGGGACGTTCACCGACACCGTCGGGATCCTCACATCCTGGACCGACGGTGTGTTGCTGATCACACGGAGGACCGGAGAGATCGTCCGTGTGGCGGAGCGCACGCTGGTCGCGGGCAAGGTCGTACCGGCCGCCCCGGCCCGCAGGCGCGGCCCGGCGGCGGGCTTCGGGGAGCTGGCGCGGGTGCAGGCGCGGGCCTGGCGGCCGACGGAGAGCGAACCGCTGGGGGGGTGGACGCTGCGCGCCGCGCGGGGGTTCACCCGCCGGGCCAACTCCGCCCTGCCGCTCGGCGATCCCGGCGTACCGCTCGACGAGGCCCTCGCGCGCGTGCGCGCCTGGTACGGGCGGCGCGGCCTGCCCCCGCGCGTGCAGGCCGCGACCGGCGCCGAGGGCACCCAGGAGGACCTGTGCGCGGCGCTGGAGGAGCGGGGCTGGCGGCGCGAGGCGTCGGCGGAGGTGCGGATCGGGGGCCTCGCCCCCGTCGCGGACCCGGACGCCGGCACCGGCCGCGTGGCCCTGTCCCGCACCCCGGACGCGGCGTGGCTGCGCCGGTATCGGCGGGTGGGCGAGCCCGGCCCCCACGTGGTGCGGGTCCTGTCCTCCGGACCCTCGGTGTGGTTCGCCTCCGTGGCGGGCGCGGACGGGGTGCCGGTGGCGATCGGCCGGTGCGTGGTCGACGGCCGCTGGGCGGGGTTCACCGCCTTGGAGACCGACCCGGCGCACCGGCGGCAGGGCCTCGCCCGGGCGGTGACGGCCGCACTCGCCGTCCGCGCCCTGGAGGAGGGCGCGTCGGCCGCCTGGCTGCAGGTGGGGGCGGACGACGACGCGGCGCGCGCCCTGTACGACGGGATGGGCTTCGCGGTCCACCACCACTACCACCACTTCCGCATCGGCTGA
- a CDS encoding transglutaminase-like domain-containing protein, whose amino-acid sequence MDDRTDPGGWRARFARAAREERPDLAELCLLIGAVAEPELGEAELDAAEIELDRLAGLLPYGPKTPHAWVAALASLLGGRYGFRGTRGDYRRLESSLLHHVLRRRRGLPILLSAVWIEVARRAGAPVYGVALPGHFVVGFGDPGEQVLADPFAGGRALTGADAELLVAGATGEPLRPSTLVPADPLDMVLRILNNIRAWAAGRPERSDTALWAVELALLLPSHPARLRYERAGLLVQRGDFLAGAAEIDAYADVVAAVEPAAAAALRARARAARARLN is encoded by the coding sequence ATGGACGACCGCACCGACCCCGGCGGGTGGCGTGCCCGGTTCGCGCGGGCGGCCCGCGAGGAGCGCCCCGACCTGGCGGAGCTGTGCCTGCTGATCGGAGCCGTGGCGGAGCCGGAGCTGGGCGAGGCGGAGCTGGACGCCGCCGAGATCGAGCTGGACCGGCTGGCGGGCCTCCTGCCGTACGGGCCGAAGACGCCGCACGCCTGGGTGGCGGCGCTGGCCTCGCTGCTCGGCGGGCGGTACGGCTTCCGCGGGACGCGGGGCGACTACCGGCGCCTGGAGTCCTCCCTCCTCCACCACGTGCTGCGGCGCCGCCGGGGCCTGCCGATCCTGCTGTCGGCCGTGTGGATCGAGGTGGCGCGGCGGGCGGGCGCCCCCGTGTACGGGGTGGCGCTGCCCGGCCACTTCGTCGTCGGTTTCGGGGACCCGGGCGAGCAGGTGCTGGCGGACCCGTTCGCCGGGGGCCGGGCGCTGACCGGCGCGGACGCGGAGCTGCTGGTGGCGGGCGCGACCGGGGAGCCGCTGCGGCCGTCGACGCTGGTGCCCGCGGACCCCCTCGACATGGTGCTGCGGATCTTGAACAACATCCGCGCCTGGGCGGCCGGGCGGCCCGAGCGCTCCGACACGGCGCTGTGGGCGGTGGAGCTGGCACTGCTGCTGCCGTCGCATCCGGCGCGGCTGCGGTACGAGCGGGCGGGGCTGCTCGTCCAGCGCGGGGACTTCCTGGCGGGCGCGGCGGAGATCGACGCGTACGCGGACGTGGTCGCCGCGGTGGAGCCGGCGGCCGCCGCCGCCCTGCGCGCCCGGGCGCGGGCGGCGCGGGCCCGGCTGAACTGA
- a CDS encoding VOC family protein has translation MSTEPASTPASAPAIRLLSVDFDCPDPVELARFYGEALDLPVVYSSDDFVLLGRDGSPGLGFIRVADYRRPTWPDPSQGKQAHMELGVTDLEAAHARMLALGATEPAIQPHPEERRVLLDPAGHPFCLSTGS, from the coding sequence ATGAGCACCGAACCCGCATCCACGCCCGCGTCCGCACCCGCGATCCGCCTGCTGTCCGTCGACTTCGACTGCCCCGACCCGGTCGAACTGGCCCGCTTCTACGGCGAGGCACTCGACCTGCCCGTCGTCTACTCCAGCGACGACTTCGTCCTCCTCGGCCGCGACGGTTCGCCCGGGCTGGGCTTCATCCGGGTGGCCGACTACCGGCGCCCGACCTGGCCCGACCCCTCCCAGGGCAAGCAGGCGCACATGGAACTGGGCGTCACCGACCTGGAGGCCGCCCACGCCCGGATGCTGGCGCTGGGCGCCACCGAACCGGCGATCCAGCCGCACCCCGAGGAGCGCAGGGTCCTGCTGGACCCCGCGGGCCACCCGTTCTGCCTCTCCACGGGAAGCTGA
- a CDS encoding YafY family protein — MTSTSARLLRLVSLLSARPVWTCRELAERMAVTDRTIRRDVARLRELGYGIESDPGPWGGYRLGGGTRVPPLSLDDEEALAVAVALREAALSGVLGGDRAALSALLKLRQVLPSRIAERLGEMDSTFVHTPRPEGRRMIPPGVLPELAAACRRGERTRLSYRDHAGRATVRDVDPYRLVHTGLRWYFVARDVARDRWRTFRADRVVRVRPTGHPVELVDPPDPALLVSRGIAGVVYPLYATVRLPHPVDRALRLVPPTIGTHRPDGPDATLVEIGGNDADQIAAYLLGLGTPLRVLSPDPVREALLRRTRELLEDNGDGDRPR; from the coding sequence GTGACCAGCACCTCCGCCCGCCTGCTGCGCCTGGTCTCGCTGCTGTCCGCGCGGCCGGTGTGGACCTGCCGCGAGCTGGCCGAGCGGATGGCGGTCACCGACCGCACGATCCGGCGGGACGTCGCCAGGCTGCGGGAACTCGGCTACGGCATCGAGTCCGACCCCGGCCCGTGGGGCGGCTACCGCCTCGGCGGCGGGACCCGGGTGCCGCCGCTGAGCCTCGACGACGAGGAGGCGCTCGCCGTGGCCGTCGCCCTGCGCGAGGCCGCGCTCAGCGGCGTCCTGGGCGGCGACCGGGCCGCGCTGTCGGCGCTGCTGAAGCTGCGGCAGGTCCTGCCGTCCCGGATCGCGGAGCGGCTGGGCGAGATGGACTCCACCTTCGTCCACACCCCCCGGCCCGAGGGCCGCCGGATGATCCCGCCCGGCGTGCTGCCGGAACTGGCCGCCGCCTGCCGCCGCGGCGAGCGCACCCGCCTGTCGTACCGGGACCACGCCGGGAGGGCCACCGTCCGGGACGTCGACCCCTACCGCCTGGTGCACACGGGCCTGCGCTGGTACTTCGTCGCCCGGGACGTGGCGCGCGACCGGTGGCGGACCTTCCGGGCCGACCGGGTGGTGCGGGTACGGCCCACCGGGCACCCGGTCGAACTCGTCGACCCGCCCGACCCGGCCCTCCTGGTCTCCCGGGGCATCGCCGGCGTCGTCTACCCGCTCTACGCGACGGTCCGGCTCCCGCACCCCGTGGACCGGGCCCTGCGGCTCGTCCCGCCGACGATCGGCACCCACCGCCCCGACGGCCCCGACGCGACCCTCGTCGAGATCGGCGGCAACGACGCCGACCAAATCGCCGCCTACCTCCTCGGCCTGGGCACCCCCCTGCGGGTCCTCTCCCCCGACCCCGTACGGGAAGCGCTGCTGCGCCGCACCCGGGAACTGCTCGAGGACAACGGGGACGGCGACCGGCCCCGATAG
- a CDS encoding DUF6113 family protein: MSAAAKVLAHAVLASLGVLVGLAGALVQAGWLPGGLLLALLAAAALFYGGLRAVGGQSGVVSSGAGWLAAVVVAGLGRGEGDKLLWGGLVDLVFVFGGTMIAVMCATLFATPQQR; encoded by the coding sequence GTGAGCGCCGCGGCGAAGGTCCTCGCGCACGCGGTGCTCGCCTCGCTGGGCGTCCTCGTGGGGCTGGCCGGCGCACTCGTCCAGGCCGGCTGGCTCCCCGGCGGGCTGCTGCTCGCCCTGCTGGCGGCGGCGGCCCTCTTCTACGGGGGGCTGCGCGCCGTCGGCGGGCAGTCGGGCGTGGTGTCGTCCGGCGCGGGCTGGCTGGCGGCCGTCGTGGTGGCCGGTCTCGGACGCGGCGAGGGCGACAAGCTCCTCTGGGGCGGACTGGTCGACCTGGTGTTCGTGTTCGGCGGCACGATGATCGCTGTGATGTGCGCCACCCTCTTCGCGACGCCGCAACAGCGGTGA
- the mshB gene encoding N-acetyl-1-D-myo-inositol-2-amino-2-deoxy-alpha-D-glucopyranoside deacetylase, with protein MTDLPARRLLLVHAHPDDESINNGATMARYAAEGARVTLVTCTRGEEGEVIPPGLAHLAPDRDDRLGPHRVGELAAAMRELGVADHRFLGGPGRFRDSGMAGLPQNHREGAFWSTPVDAAAAHLVEVVREVRPQVLVTYDPDGGYGHPDHVQAHRVAMRAADLAADPSYAPGLGAPHAIAKIYWNRVSRSAAEEGFAALRAASGVAFPGVADIRDLPGVVDDELVTTEIDGTAYADRKTAALRAHATQIALQDRFFALSNGLGQPVLIREHYQLARGVPGAPAGERETDLFAGVAA; from the coding sequence ATGACGGATCTCCCCGCCCGTCGTCTGCTCCTGGTGCACGCGCACCCCGACGACGAGTCGATCAACAACGGCGCCACCATGGCCAGGTACGCGGCCGAGGGCGCCCGGGTCACCCTGGTGACCTGCACACGGGGCGAAGAGGGCGAGGTCATCCCGCCCGGCCTCGCCCATCTCGCGCCCGACCGCGACGACCGGCTCGGGCCCCACCGCGTCGGCGAACTCGCCGCCGCCATGCGGGAGCTGGGCGTCGCCGACCACCGCTTCCTCGGCGGCCCGGGCCGCTTCCGCGACTCGGGGATGGCGGGCCTCCCGCAGAACCACCGCGAGGGCGCCTTCTGGAGCACCCCCGTGGACGCCGCCGCGGCGCACCTGGTCGAGGTCGTCCGGGAGGTCCGCCCCCAGGTCCTCGTGACGTACGACCCCGACGGCGGGTACGGCCACCCCGACCACGTCCAGGCCCACCGCGTGGCGATGCGCGCCGCCGACCTGGCCGCCGACCCGTCGTACGCGCCCGGCCTGGGCGCCCCGCACGCCATCGCGAAGATCTACTGGAACCGGGTCTCCCGTTCGGCCGCCGAGGAGGGCTTCGCCGCCCTGCGCGCCGCGAGCGGGGTGGCCTTCCCCGGCGTCGCCGACATCCGGGACCTGCCGGGCGTGGTCGACGACGAACTGGTCACCACCGAGATCGACGGCACCGCGTACGCGGACCGCAAGACGGCCGCCCTGCGCGCGCACGCCACGCAGATCGCCCTGCAGGACCGGTTCTTCGCCCTCTCCAACGGTCTCGGGCAGCCCGTCCTCATCCGGGAGCACTACCAGTTGGCGCGGGGCGTCCCCGGCGCTCCGGCGGGGGAGCGGGAGACGGACCTGTTCGCCGGGGTGGCCGCGTGA
- a CDS encoding dipeptide ABC transporter ATP-binding protein — protein sequence MRRAEPVLEVRELVKHYPLTRGVLFRKQVGAVKAVDGVSFDLGPGETLGIVGESGCGKSTVARMLVGLERPTSGTIRYRGEDVTRLSGRALKAVRRDVQMVFQDPYTSLNPRMTVGDIVGEPYEIHPEVAPKGDRRRRVQELLEVVGLNPEHVNRYPHQFSGGQRQRIGIARGLALRPRVIVADEPVSALDVSVQAQVVNLMERLQDEFGLAYVFIAHDLSIVRHISDRVGVMYLGRIVETGTDTEIYDHPTHPYTQALLSAVPVPDPEAREHRERILLAGDVPSPANPPSGCRFRTRCWKARERCALEVPLLAVPAAFRDVATPARHDSACHFAEEVHVVPGGAEPPRDRAAPAPPPGGGGPPGA from the coding sequence ATGCGGCGCGCTGAACCGGTCCTGGAGGTACGGGAGCTCGTCAAGCACTACCCGCTCACCCGGGGCGTGCTGTTCAGGAAGCAGGTCGGCGCGGTCAAGGCCGTCGACGGGGTCTCCTTCGACCTGGGCCCCGGCGAGACGCTCGGCATCGTCGGCGAGTCCGGCTGCGGCAAGTCGACGGTCGCCAGGATGCTGGTCGGCCTGGAGCGGCCGACCTCGGGCACCATCCGCTACCGGGGTGAGGACGTCACCCGGCTGTCCGGGCGGGCGCTGAAGGCCGTGCGGCGCGACGTCCAGATGGTGTTCCAGGACCCGTACACGTCCCTGAACCCCCGGATGACGGTCGGCGACATCGTCGGGGAACCGTACGAGATCCACCCGGAGGTCGCGCCGAAGGGCGACCGCCGCCGCAGGGTGCAGGAGCTGCTGGAGGTCGTCGGCCTCAACCCCGAGCACGTCAACCGCTACCCGCACCAGTTCTCCGGCGGTCAGCGCCAGCGCATCGGCATCGCCCGCGGCCTCGCCCTCCGGCCGCGCGTCATCGTCGCCGACGAGCCGGTCTCCGCCCTCGACGTGTCCGTCCAGGCGCAGGTCGTCAACCTGATGGAGCGGCTCCAGGACGAGTTCGGCCTGGCGTACGTCTTCATCGCGCACGACCTGTCGATCGTCCGGCACATCTCCGACCGGGTCGGCGTCATGTACCTCGGCCGGATCGTCGAGACGGGCACCGACACCGAGATCTACGACCACCCCACCCACCCCTACACCCAGGCCCTGCTCTCCGCCGTGCCCGTGCCGGACCCGGAGGCGAGGGAGCACCGCGAGCGCATCCTGCTCGCCGGAGACGTCCCGTCCCCGGCGAACCCGCCGTCCGGCTGCCGCTTCCGCACCCGCTGCTGGAAGGCGCGCGAACGGTGTGCCCTGGAGGTGCCCCTGCTCGCCGTGCCCGCCGCGTTCCGGGACGTCGCGACCCCGGCGCGGCACGACTCGGCGTGCCACTTCGCGGAGGAGGTCCACGTCGTACCGGGCGGGGCGGAGCCCCCGCGGGACCGGGCGGCCCCCGCGCCGCCGCCCGGCGGGGGCGGCCCGCCCGGCGCGTGA
- a CDS encoding ABC transporter permease encodes MPDPYGKDPRAGNPYGDPREAVAPTGAGGAMDLAMSEAETLDGRETGPTGGEGAPPGSGGRPRSLWTDAWHQLRRNPVFVVSSLLIAFLVLVAIWPQLLTDTDPLHCDLAKSQEGPEPGHPFGYDTQGCDVYARTVHGARASITVGVAATLGAALLGGLLGGLAGFFGGWGDALLSRTADVFFGIPVILGGLVFLSVVTGTTVWPVVGFIVLLGWPQIARIARGSVITAKQHDYVQAARSLGAGGGRLMLRHIAPNAVAPVIVVATIALGTYIALEATLSFLGVGLRPPTVSWGIDISNAAPQIRNAPHMLLWPAGALSVTVLAFIMLGDAVRDALDPKLR; translated from the coding sequence ATGCCTGACCCGTACGGGAAGGACCCCCGCGCGGGGAACCCGTACGGGGACCCGCGCGAGGCGGTCGCCCCCACCGGCGCCGGCGGCGCCATGGACCTGGCCATGAGCGAGGCGGAGACCCTGGACGGGCGGGAGACCGGGCCGACCGGCGGGGAGGGCGCCCCGCCCGGCTCCGGCGGCAGGCCCCGCAGCCTGTGGACCGACGCCTGGCACCAGCTGCGCCGCAACCCGGTCTTCGTCGTCTCGTCGCTGCTCATCGCCTTCCTGGTGCTCGTCGCGATCTGGCCGCAGCTCCTCACCGACACCGACCCCCTCCACTGCGACCTCGCCAAGTCCCAGGAGGGCCCCGAGCCGGGCCACCCCTTCGGGTACGACACCCAGGGCTGCGACGTGTACGCCCGCACCGTCCACGGGGCCCGCGCCTCCATCACCGTCGGCGTCGCCGCCACCCTCGGCGCCGCCCTGCTCGGCGGCCTCCTCGGCGGGCTCGCCGGGTTCTTCGGGGGCTGGGGCGACGCCCTGCTCTCCCGCACCGCCGACGTGTTCTTCGGCATCCCCGTCATCCTCGGCGGCCTGGTCTTCCTCTCCGTCGTCACCGGCACCACCGTGTGGCCCGTCGTCGGGTTCATCGTGCTGCTCGGCTGGCCGCAGATCGCCCGCATCGCCCGCGGCTCCGTCATCACCGCCAAGCAGCACGACTACGTCCAGGCTGCCCGCTCCCTCGGCGCCGGCGGCGGGCGGCTCATGCTGCGGCACATCGCCCCGAACGCCGTCGCCCCCGTCATCGTCGTCGCGACGATCGCGCTGGGCACCTACATCGCGCTGGAGGCGACGCTGTCGTTCCTCGGCGTCGGGCTGCGCCCGCCCACGGTCTCCTGGGGCATCGACATCTCCAACGCCGCCCCGCAGATCCGCAACGCCCCCCACATGCTGCTGTGGCCCGCGGGCGCGCTGAGCGTCACCGTCCTCGCGTTCATCATGCTCGGCGACGCCGTCCGCGACGCCCTCGACCCCAAGCTGCGCTGA
- a CDS encoding ABC transporter permease, which translates to MGRYVIRRLLQMIPVFIGTTLLIFLMVYALGDPVAALFGDKAPDPATAARIRRDLHLDEPLWKQYLLYMGAIFRGDFGTAFNGQRVTELMAAAFPVTLRLTLVAVAVEVVVGIALGVVSGLRRGRPLDTGLLVLTLVVVSVPTFVSGYLLQFLLGVKRGWISPSVSSEARFDELLLPGVVLALVSLAYVTRLSRTSIAENIRADYVRTAVAKGLPRRRVITRHLLRNSLIPVVTFIGADIGALMGGAIVTERIFNIHGVGYQLYQGILRNNSPTVVGFVTILVIVFLVANLLVDLLYAVLDPRIRYA; encoded by the coding sequence ATGGGGCGCTACGTCATCCGGCGGCTGCTCCAGATGATCCCCGTGTTCATCGGGACCACCCTGCTGATCTTCCTCATGGTGTACGCCCTCGGCGACCCCGTCGCGGCGCTCTTCGGCGACAAGGCGCCCGACCCCGCCACGGCCGCCCGCATCCGCAGGGACCTCCACCTCGACGAGCCGCTGTGGAAGCAGTACCTCCTCTACATGGGGGCGATCTTCCGGGGGGACTTCGGCACCGCCTTCAACGGCCAGCGGGTGACCGAGCTGATGGCCGCCGCCTTCCCGGTGACGCTGCGCCTCACCCTCGTCGCCGTCGCCGTCGAGGTCGTCGTCGGCATCGCCCTCGGCGTGGTCAGCGGCCTCCGGCGCGGCCGCCCGCTCGACACGGGGCTGCTGGTCCTCACCCTCGTCGTCGTCTCCGTCCCCACCTTCGTCTCCGGCTACCTCCTGCAGTTCCTCCTCGGCGTGAAGCGGGGGTGGATCAGCCCGTCCGTCTCCTCCGAGGCCCGCTTCGACGAGCTGCTCCTCCCCGGGGTCGTCCTCGCCCTCGTCTCCCTCGCCTACGTCACGAGGCTCAGCCGCACCTCGATCGCCGAGAACATCCGCGCCGACTACGTCCGCACCGCCGTCGCCAAGGGCCTGCCGCGCCGCCGCGTCATCACCCGGCACCTGCTGCGCAACTCCCTCATCCCGGTCGTCACCTTCATCGGCGCCGACATCGGCGCGCTGATGGGCGGCGCCATCGTCACCGAGCGGATCTTCAACATCCACGGCGTCGGCTACCAGCTGTACCAGGGCATCCTGCGCAACAACTCGCCCACCGTCGTCGGCTTCGTGACGATCCTCGTGATCGTCTTCCTCGTGGCGAACCTGCTCGTCGACCTGCTCTACGCGGTCCTGGACCCGAGGATCCGCTATGCCTGA
- a CDS encoding ABC transporter substrate-binding protein — protein sequence MPGTTRAVRAAAVAAVLAATATACGGGGGGGGDGVLSSSWGDPQNPLEPANTNEVQGGKVLDMVFRGLKRYDPGTGEAQDMVAERIETADSRNFTVTLEDGWTFSNGEKVTARSFVDAWNYGAHIDNKQNNAPFFSDIVGYEEVHPESGAARAKTMRGLVVKDERTFTVALKDEFSTWPETLGYQAFMPLPRAFFTDHAAWLDKPVGNGPYTVDSYTKGSGMRLRRWDGYRGPDKARNAGVDLRVYTDNNTAYQDLISGNLDLVDDIPAQQLKNVGNDLGDRYINQPALIVQTLVFPFYRPEWSKPGMEKVRTGISKAINREQITERIFQKTRTPAKDWTSPALGGKGGYSDACGDACAYDPAEAKRLITEGGGLPGGRITLTSNVDTGSHRQWMDAVCNSVNNVLGRGPVCTVNPVGTFADFRNQITAGRITGPFRSGWQADYPLIQNFLEPLYSTGASSNYGKFSNRRFDALVDRANAESDQAAAVRHFQDAERVLAAQMPAIPLWYQNGSAGYSERLSDVRLNQFSVPVYDQIKVG from the coding sequence ATGCCCGGAACTACGAGGGCCGTGCGGGCCGCCGCCGTCGCCGCCGTCCTCGCGGCCACCGCGACCGCCTGCGGCGGAGGGGGCGGTGGAGGGGGCGACGGCGTCCTGAGCTCGTCCTGGGGGGACCCCCAGAACCCCCTGGAGCCCGCCAACACCAACGAGGTCCAGGGCGGCAAGGTCCTCGACATGGTCTTCCGGGGCCTCAAGCGGTACGACCCGGGGACGGGCGAGGCCCAGGACATGGTCGCCGAGAGGATCGAGACGGCCGACTCCCGGAACTTCACCGTCACCCTCGAGGACGGCTGGACCTTCAGCAACGGCGAGAAGGTCACCGCCCGGTCCTTCGTCGACGCGTGGAACTACGGGGCCCACATCGACAACAAGCAGAACAACGCCCCGTTCTTCTCCGACATCGTCGGCTACGAGGAGGTGCACCCCGAGTCCGGCGCCGCCAGGGCGAAGACCATGCGCGGGCTGGTCGTCAAGGACGAGCGCACCTTCACCGTCGCCCTGAAGGACGAGTTCTCCACCTGGCCGGAGACCCTCGGCTACCAGGCGTTCATGCCGCTGCCGCGGGCGTTCTTCACCGACCACGCCGCCTGGCTGGACAAGCCCGTGGGCAACGGCCCGTACACCGTCGACTCGTACACCAAGGGCAGCGGGATGCGGCTGCGCCGCTGGGACGGCTACCGGGGACCCGACAAGGCCCGGAACGCCGGGGTCGACCTGCGCGTCTACACCGACAACAACACCGCCTACCAGGACCTGATCTCCGGCAACCTCGACCTGGTCGACGACATCCCCGCCCAGCAGCTCAAGAACGTCGGGAACGACCTGGGCGACCGGTACATCAACCAGCCCGCCCTCATCGTCCAGACCCTGGTCTTCCCCTTCTACCGGCCCGAGTGGTCCAAGCCCGGCATGGAGAAGGTCCGCACCGGCATCTCCAAGGCGATCAACCGCGAGCAGATCACCGAGCGGATCTTCCAGAAGACCCGCACCCCCGCCAAGGACTGGACCTCCCCGGCGCTCGGCGGCAAGGGCGGGTACTCCGACGCCTGCGGTGACGCCTGCGCCTACGACCCCGCCGAGGCCAAGCGGCTCATCACCGAGGGCGGCGGCCTCCCCGGCGGCCGGATCACCCTCACGTCGAACGTCGACACCGGCTCCCACCGGCAGTGGATGGACGCCGTCTGCAACAGCGTCAACAACGTCCTCGGCCGCGGCCCCGTCTGCACCGTCAACCCCGTCGGCACCTTCGCGGACTTCCGCAACCAGATCACGGCCGGCCGGATCACCGGGCCCTTCCGCTCCGGCTGGCAGGCCGACTACCCGCTCATCCAGAACTTCCTGGAGCCCCTCTACTCCACCGGCGCCTCCTCCAACTACGGCAAGTTCAGCAACCGGCGCTTCGACGCCCTCGTCGACCGCGCCAACGCCGAGTCCGACCAGGCCGCCGCCGTCAGGCACTTCCAGGACGCCGAGCGGGTCCTCGCCGCCCAGATGCCCGCCATCCCCCTCTGGTACCAGAACGGCAGCGCCGGCTACTCCGAGCGGCTCTCCGACGTGAGGCTCAACCAGTTCAGCGTCCCCGTGTACGACCAGATCAAGGTCGGCTGA